Proteins from a genomic interval of Chanos chanos chromosome 3, fChaCha1.1, whole genome shotgun sequence:
- the tecrl2a gene encoding very-long-chain enoyl-CoA reductase isoform X2, translated as MKHYTVEILDSKTKTQLCFLDKVEPHSTINDIKSLFHKSYPKWYPARQALKLDPKGKALRDDEILQDLPVGTTATMYFRDLGPQLGWTAVFLAEYIGPLLIYLLFYFRLPYIYTHKYDFTTSPYPVVSLACACHSFHYVKRLVETIFVHRFSHGTMPVRVIVRNCVYYWGFAAWLAYYINHPLYTPPSYGEKQINLALVIFVLCEAGNFSIHLCLNNLKAEGTKCRKFPHPTKNPFTWLFFFVSCPNYTYEVGAWVSFSIMTQCVPVALFTLVGFIQMTIWAKGKHKTYIREFKDYPHLRMPILPFIL; from the exons GTGGAGATTCTGGACTCTAAGACCAAAACGCAGCTCTGTTTTCTGGACAAA GTTGAACCTCACTCAACAATCAATGATATAAAAAGCCTCTTTCACAAGTCAT atCCTAAGTGGTATCCTGCCAGACAAGCCTTAAAGTTGGACCCCA aGGGAAAAGCACTTCGAGATGATGAAATATTACAGGATCTACCAGTTGGGACCACAGCCACAATGTACTTCAGAGACCTGGGTCCACAGTTAGGATGGACAGCA gtGTTTCTGGCAGAGTACATTGGCCCTCTCTTGATTTACCTCCTCTTCTATTTTCGCCTTCCCTACATCTACACACATAAGTATGATTTCACCACCAGCCCTTATCCAGTTGTCAG cTTAGCCTGTGCATGTCACTCTTTCCACTACGTCAAGCGACTGGTCGAAACAATCTTTGTGCATCGTTTCTCCCATGGCACCATGCCTGTGAGGGTTATAGTGAGG AACTGTGTGTATTACTGGGGCTTTGCAGCATGGCTGGCATATTATATTAATCACCCTCTATATACACCACCAT CttatggagagaaacagatcaaCCTTGCACTGGTGATTTTTGTG CTCTGTGAGGCTGGTAATTTCTCCATTCATTTATGCTTGAACAACCTGAAGGCTGAAG GAACAAAATGTCGGAAGTTTCCACACCCAACCAAGAACCCCTTTACAtggcttttctttttcgtttCCTGTCCTAACTACACTTATGAG GTAGGAGCCTGGGTGAGTTTCTCCATTATGACCCAGTGTGTTCCAG TTGCTCTGTTCACGCTTGTTGGCTTCATTCAGATGACCATCTGGGCTAAAGGAAAGCACAAAACCTACATAAGAGAGTTTAAAGACTATCCACACCTGAGAATGCCTATTCTCCCCTTCATTCTCTGA
- the tecrl2a gene encoding very-long-chain enoyl-CoA reductase isoform X1, producing the protein MSRTTFFEVEILDSKTKTQLCFLDKVEPHSTINDIKSLFHKSYPKWYPARQALKLDPKGKALRDDEILQDLPVGTTATMYFRDLGPQLGWTAVFLAEYIGPLLIYLLFYFRLPYIYTHKYDFTTSPYPVVSLACACHSFHYVKRLVETIFVHRFSHGTMPVRVIVRNCVYYWGFAAWLAYYINHPLYTPPSYGEKQINLALVIFVLCEAGNFSIHLCLNNLKAEGTKCRKFPHPTKNPFTWLFFFVSCPNYTYEVGAWVSFSIMTQCVPVALFTLVGFIQMTIWAKGKHKTYIREFKDYPHLRMPILPFIL; encoded by the exons ATGAGCAGAACCACATTTTTTGAG GTGGAGATTCTGGACTCTAAGACCAAAACGCAGCTCTGTTTTCTGGACAAA GTTGAACCTCACTCAACAATCAATGATATAAAAAGCCTCTTTCACAAGTCAT atCCTAAGTGGTATCCTGCCAGACAAGCCTTAAAGTTGGACCCCA aGGGAAAAGCACTTCGAGATGATGAAATATTACAGGATCTACCAGTTGGGACCACAGCCACAATGTACTTCAGAGACCTGGGTCCACAGTTAGGATGGACAGCA gtGTTTCTGGCAGAGTACATTGGCCCTCTCTTGATTTACCTCCTCTTCTATTTTCGCCTTCCCTACATCTACACACATAAGTATGATTTCACCACCAGCCCTTATCCAGTTGTCAG cTTAGCCTGTGCATGTCACTCTTTCCACTACGTCAAGCGACTGGTCGAAACAATCTTTGTGCATCGTTTCTCCCATGGCACCATGCCTGTGAGGGTTATAGTGAGG AACTGTGTGTATTACTGGGGCTTTGCAGCATGGCTGGCATATTATATTAATCACCCTCTATATACACCACCAT CttatggagagaaacagatcaaCCTTGCACTGGTGATTTTTGTG CTCTGTGAGGCTGGTAATTTCTCCATTCATTTATGCTTGAACAACCTGAAGGCTGAAG GAACAAAATGTCGGAAGTTTCCACACCCAACCAAGAACCCCTTTACAtggcttttctttttcgtttCCTGTCCTAACTACACTTATGAG GTAGGAGCCTGGGTGAGTTTCTCCATTATGACCCAGTGTGTTCCAG TTGCTCTGTTCACGCTTGTTGGCTTCATTCAGATGACCATCTGGGCTAAAGGAAAGCACAAAACCTACATAAGAGAGTTTAAAGACTATCCACACCTGAGAATGCCTATTCTCCCCTTCATTCTCTGA